In the Phaeodactylum tricornutum CCAP 1055/1 chromosome 13, whole genome shotgun sequence genome, GGGGCCAGCACTAGGCCCAATCCTTATCAAGAAGGAAGATTCGTCACTTGCAGGTCCTGCAGCTGGTCCCGATGCTGAACGAGACACGGAGGACGTGGACATTGACGTGGGAAAAGGCGGTGCATGGGGAGCCGGAGCTGCCCCAGGATCATATCTGGCCCGTCTTATAGAGGAGCAAGAAAATGGTTCGGCTTCGAAAACGCCGCCTCCCCCAAGCGAAAACGCTGGTAGTTACCACGGTAGCAATTACGGCGACAATGATGCGACGGGTGGTCATTACGGACCTGCGAGTGACAACGACAAACCTCGAGGGGCGCGCTACGGGGCCCGGGAGCAGGTTCAAGCACAAAACGACTATTATGGGGAGAGTGGTGGACATTATGGTGGAGCTTATCCACCGCAATCACTGCCACCTCCGCCATCTTCTGGATTTCGTGGAGGCCGGGGTGGCCGTGGCTATAATAGCGGCGGCCGAGGTTTCGAGGGTGGGCGAGCAGGTCGAGGCGGTTGGGAAGACCGGGGAGGTGGAAGCGAATATTTGCCGAGAAAACGAAGTAGAGATTGGAGGCGTTAAAGATCAGAGTAGTCGGGGAAAACATTTCTTCTTTACCGAGTACGAGGTCAGTGGGATTTTTTTTCGTGACAACGGACTGATCACCTAATTTTTCCCTTCCAGTTAGTCATCTGTCCCGAGCTGAAATTTACTTGACTGGATGTAGACAACATGATGTATGACATCAGACTGTAGTTACAGTAAACTGTGTTTATCATTCTGCTGGATGGCTACTATCTAGCCTCTAAGAGAGCAAGAGTGCTTGGTAGTTGCGAAATCAAAGCGGCACGGTGGATCGGGGTTTCCGAGACAACCCTTGCATAAACTAACCCCGACATACCAATGTGCTGCCATCAAAAGCGCGTACACATTTTTGCTTGGAATCATTAATAAATGTATGCTATacctagaacaatcgttggcctgttagtgccctacaagatgctcttttccaattggtgattaccaaccagaagtgggaaaagagctcccgcagtatttcttagagtagttatcctttacatgttactagaaccaacgagtggcttccatagttgcacagacaaaggaaagtagcgacggatgacacacgcaccgtctgcgtcatctggtgacatgccgaagtgtctcgtgtgctacacacacaattctaacatcATGAAGAGTGTATCCCACAACGGCATCACGAGGAGGCCTTTTATCATTCCGGGAGGGTCAGTCCCCTGGATGTATACATTATAGGAGGTCAGTCCCTGAATGTATACACAATAGTCCAGTCAGTCGACGGAAAGATAGAGGGAAACAATGCGGAGAGTTCTGCTGTGAAAGAAAGAATTCCAGAATATTCTACCCCTGCTCCTTTCTTTTCCATTTAATCACCGACTCAAGTACTTTTATGAGTATGAGTGTCGGACGCCGGAACGCCGTCGTATTGATGATGCTGTGTTCGCTGTCAGCTTCTCTTGGCAGCTTTATTCATCGACCTGGAACTTTTAACGGGCGAATAGTGCAGCCTTCTCTCTCAGCATGGAGCCGACAATGTGGACCCAGGGCACGatttgaaggcaaagaacTGGAGGTTACGGATTGTTGCCTCGAAAACAAAGATTACGCATCTCCAAGGGCGTGGTTGGAGCATAAACCCAACGGCGCGTATACGGTTATACGATGCGATTTCGACCAACAAAATTATCTGGGAAGCGAGTGGAAAATTTGGGGACAGGCATTTCATGAAAACCGGCTTCAGCAGTCCTACCGGGCTTTTGCCGAGTCCACCCTTATTGCTGTCGATTGCGCAGCGCTGGTAGAGGCTCTGAACGATACCTCCTCGATTCTTCTTGAGCTTCTAGCAGACGCTGGTCGTCAGCTACCGTACCTTTTAGAGAGCGATGGTTCTGCATACGTTGCAATGGTTACGATTCTTTGGCATCCTGCTGTAGAAGACGGGACAAAGATTGAGGCTCGCGGCCACATTTTTACTAGCAATGCAGTTGACAATTCCAGCATGTACAATCCAGACCCTATCAATGTGTGTATTGCACTCGCCCCGGGAAAATCGCTGCTTCTACCTCAACGAAGAGGTTCGAATCCTCTTGCCAAATTATCTACATGGTGTTCCGACCGCCAACCTTTGGAGGACAGGTTCAAAAATGCAGACATCAATGAGATATTGCTCGCCGATGCCGATGGGGATGTTGTAACTATTTTGGAAGGACTTACCAGCAACCTTTTCGCGGTTTACCCCGGCAACGTTCTTCGTACGTCTTGCCGGGACGTCCTAAATGGATACGCTCGAAGTCTAGTTCTTGACTGCGCTGGGCGAGTGGGTTTCCAGATCGATTTTGCACCTATTTGTTTGGCGGAAAGTCCTCTATGGCAGGAAGTCTTTACCACATCAGCAATCAAACTCATTGTTCCGGTGAAATCTGTATTCGTTCCGCTCTATGATCCAGATGACAACGAGAAAGTAGTGCTCAAGCCGCTttggaaagacgacgagaaaGGTCGCTCAGGAATAGATGGACCTTCGTGGACGCTGTTGTACAAAGAGATAATTAATGACGAATATCTTTTATGATGTAGCGAATTTCTTCTGCGATGCAGCGAGTATTAGTCGCTTGATGAGATTCAGTCCTGGTTTGCGTTTCCGTGACCAGAGAGTCTTCCGTGCGCCATGCAACTTTTGATTCAGCTTGCGTGGATTGGGAAGTTCGACCTTTGCGGCCATAGACAGATAACAAAAAATATTGTGCAGAGGAAGTCTCTATCTCTAGCCTTCTTGCCATTGTAAAACAGGAGCGCCTGTCGTTCCTGCCGTTCCTGCTCTGGATTCTGCAAGATTGGGGATTTCGTACGGAAAAAATACGAACCCAAAGTTAGAACCAAAATGGCATGGAAAAATTTCTGTGTTGAAAATAGAAATCGAGAAGGACGTCAATGTTTGTATTCGCCGCAGGAAAACGTGCATTGACGGGGAACAAATTAAGCAGAGTGTTCTCTGCATGTCTACACTGGAGCTATATGGTGTTAGTTTTTACGAGGTACTGGAATGCTTTATAAGACTTGGTGTCAGTCTTGGATTCGCCCTAGACTTTCTGTCATTCATTCTTTGAGATCTGCTACAGCTGCTATGTCTACTTCACTGAAACCTGCTTTCAGCTGGTGTTGCATAGCATCCATCAATGATAAAAATGACCGAGTCAAAGTGAGTCGAATAGCTAATTTCAAAGAAAATTCTAGCAGCACCGCGTTTCGCGAGAAAGATGGGCTGCAATTTGATATCACCATCAGCGCGGACTGGATGGAATTTGTCGAGCGATCCGAAAACAGGACTAACGATGTAGGCGGAGCTGGTGCATACGATACGTTACGCTGTGACCTGGTAATGGAAACTACTCCGGCCAACCGCTGGAGACTTTGGGGAACTGATTTTCACCTTGAAAGGCTCCGTCGCTCCTATGAATCCCTTATGCATCATCATAAACATGGCGGAAATTCAAATGCAGGGAGCACGGATATCGCAACGCAATTGGCATTGGACAAATCTCGCTTGGTCTTTCAGGCGCTGTTATCGGAAGCTGTGGTGTTGGATGATATACAAAGTACGCCCTCTGTTACACCACCGCATGATATCATGGTGCAGCTTGTTCGGCTTACTTGGCTATGGTCGCCGTCGCATGTGGAAGGGGACGACACCATTTTGGTCCGTGCACATGCGTGCTGTAATGCAATACCTATGCGTATACATAGCCCTGTTGAGCCCATTTCCGTAACGGTTGCAGCCGAGGCCCACGATAACGGTAAAGTACACGTCGCTGTTGACAAATCTCTGCCAAGTCGCTACACAGATCCGCAGAACAAAGTTGCTTCGTGGACTCGACTGCGAAAAAAAATGGAAGAGCCTAAGAAATACAAACCTCCTGGTATATCAGAGGTTTTACTGGTTCGTCCTAGCATGTCCAACCCCACCGAAATGGAAGTCCTAGAAGGCCTCTcaagcaatttctttgtCGTTTATAAAGACGGTACCTTACGAACAGCACAAGACGGTGTACTGAACGGTTACGTTCGACAGCTCGTTCTAAAAAGTGCCAAGAAGTTCGGCATAAAAAATGACAGCAACCCGATTCTAATGGAGGATGCAAAAAAGgggttttggaaagaagctTTTAtaacgtcgtcgtcgcgacTCATATTTCCCGTATCGAGGGTTATGCTTCATAGCGACGACAAGACAAAGCTCGAAGAGTACTGGACTGATCCAATGTTGACAGAGAGGGTCCATTATGTCGGTAAAAAATTAGAAAGCTCAACATGGCAAAAACTGCTGGACGAAATTTTGCGGCTTGGCGGATACCCAACTTAATGCAAATGTAAGAAAAATCCGAGTCCATAAAGGTACAACTTACCATTCCGACATGGCTTCAGCGACATCCCGAAGTGCTTTGTCCAACGTTGAACGACGAAAGGCAATTGTAGCGGTTTCTACTAAATCGTCTTGTACTTGCGCGTCCTCTTCCCGATCGTCGTCACTAATAGACATGGCCAAAGCTGTTCGGCTGCGAGGCACCCGCGCAACTCCCGTGGCAGTCAAGTTTTTGACAGTCACGACGGAGGGTAAGACACGCATGGGGTCTTTGTAATGCAGCTGAACTGACAGCGTGCATGATCCAGATAGCAAAGTAATGTGAAATGATATTCTCTCACAAGAATCGGACGGCTGAATTTCTCCCGTGACGTATATTCTGCCATCACTCGCAGCTTCGTGTTTCTTGGACAGGGATTCCAGAATCTTAACGGTATGCTTTCTCGAGGCGAAGCAGTAACACGCGCAATACAACTGATTAGCGAAGGATCTTAACCTCGGCATCAGTCGTTTGGTCTCCCATCTCGAATCGTCATTGACCGGTCCCAGCCGTACCGCACCGCCCAACGTCTCTTGTAAGATGGAGGCCAATGGTACGCATGCCGGTAACGTGTGCTGGACTACTCGAAGATACAAATCGTCGCAACCATGAACCGAAGCATCGAACACCGAAGGTTTTTGATTGAATGAGCGTTCCTTACCCGAACCCATGTACGGGTCTGCAGTCACAAGGTCGAAAAAGGCGTGATAGCAAGCTACGAAATGCCCTTCGACCGATACGTCTAACCGCAAGGCCAGGATTTCTTCATCGGCGGCACCACAAGAAAGGAAGGAAATGCCCGCCAGACGGTAGGCTGCCGCAATTTTGCGGCGCAACCGGATACGATGCATTCGTTCGGCCATTGctctttcttccaaaacgtgATGAATCAAATTTACGGGATCTGATGAAGATCTGATGCTGGTGGTTTCCTCTTGACATTGTTCGCTCTTAGATGCTGCTGAGTCGTCTAGTCTGCGTAAATACGGACGACGCTGTGCGGCCAATGCGCGCCGTTGACGTTGTCGCAATTCGTCGCCAACTGTGAACACGTTTCGAACACGCTCGCGGTATTCCTCTACTTGTGCAGCTAGCGCTACACGACGGCGTTTGAGTGCATTTAGCTGGTCATTCTGTGCAGTTCTTTGTCTAGGTTGCTCTACGATAGATCGTAAGACGCGTGTATGGATCGAGTTGATCTCCTCCTTGTTTGCGAGCAGGGTGAACGGCAGCGACGGCCCAGTCTTCGAAGTTACTGCCTCTTGATCTTCAGGCGTCTTTCGTGATTGTTTTTCCGGACTTGCTTCTACTAAAGGAAGACCTGGAGAATGCGAAGAAGCGCGGTCGTTGTCCATGGTCATGTTGGAACATGGATGCGTATAGGTAGCTGCGTTTAAAAAATATTTGACTTACGTTAGCAGCTCTTGCAGCTAATGTAACATGAAAGACAGAGATGGCGTGAGGGACGTGTTCTTCAAACGTCGTCTGTGCTTTTCGTAACCCATATCCGGGTCCTCCAATTTACCATTTTTAATCGGTTGCTGTACTCCCACACTTACCTGCATACTAAAAGTCTTTGTCAGTGTTTCGGCATGCTACCAGGCACTTTCCCGTCTGCACCCACGGCGATTGCGCCAGCAAGCTGAAAGCATCATCGTAACCGATTGCAGACTGCTAGTTGTATTCGTTGTTTCGACCTTGTGCTAGGTACGATCTTGGTGTTTTTGAGCCGTTTTTTAATACTTTGTCGTAGACAGCTGACGGAGGTGGAGAATAGGGTGAAGTGCGTAACGGGAGACTGTCTAGAACTTGTATCGATCGCGTCGCTGGCTGCCGTTTGGGTGGCAGCAGTGGCGATGAACGCTTGAAACCATACTGTATTCGTCGACGAGGAGTGTTATTCACGAAGAGAGTTTGGGCGTAGTTCAGATCTTCTCCACTTGCTGTGGTGTCACTTTCGTCGACTGCAGTGTTCACTTCCGTTCATTTTTTGTGTGTAGCTGTTGCCTTACCTTGCTATTTGTGCCCTTCTCTAGTTTTTATTTCTAATATGGCAGAAGAAGCTCGTGGAATTTGTGTTCGTGATGTTGCGGCAACGGACTTTATCAAGTCTTACGCCGAGCACTTGAAGAACTCTGACAAGTTCGACTTGCCGGTCTGGTCGGACACCGTCAAGACGGCCGTCTTCAAAGAGTTGGCTCCGTACGGTGACGACTGGTATTACATCCGAGCAGCCTCCATTGCACGAAAGGTGTACCTACGTCCTGGAGTTGGAATCGGACAACTGCAAAAGTGGTACGGAGGAAGCTACCGTCGTGGAACACGATCTGAACATTTCCGAAAGGCTGCCTCGGGTATCATTCGTTCTGTTTTGATCCAATTGGAAGagatgaaagttgtcgaAAAAGTCGGAACTGGTGGACGCAGAGTTTCGGTGGTCGGCCAACAGGATCTTGACCGAATCGCCGGAACTGTTTTCCGTGCCgcggaagaggacgacgaagagtAAACTTTTAAGTCCAGTATAAGAAAACCACCATACACTTTACGCCAGTTAGCTTACTGCAACTATCGTTAGATTTTTGTTAATGGAATAGTGTTCAAGGTTGCGATTGAGCATTATGAAGTTTGTAAAGAGTGTTTGAGCGGCACGCCTTGCTTTTTACCGAAATCCTTGTCACTCACTGTCCAGGCGTCCAATATCCTCGCTGCTTTCTCTTATCTTGAAGCATCTCAATCTTGTTTTGAGCCTTCACCACCTGTGGGTGCACGCCCTCGAATCCAAGTTTCATCAAGATGCGAACAGATTCTTCAAAAGCCTCCAAAGCTCTGTCCTTGTTGTTGCACACTTCAAAAACCAACCCAGAGTTATACAATACTTCAGCACAGTCCAAACCTGGATCACCGTGCTTTTGCATTATGCTCAGAGCTTCTACTAGGTACTTGAGAGCACGGGAGCTATTTTTCATCTCAAACTCAACCACGCCCAACTGGTTCAATGCACGGGTTATCAGAGGGAACTCGCTCTGACCAATCTTCCGACGAATTCCTAGCTCCTGTTTGAACATACAGGTAGATTCGTGAAAGTTCTTCATTTCCTTGTTCATGAGACCCATCTCGTGCAAAATCTCGGCAATGCGCTCGACGTCACTGGTTTCGGTGCCTTCACGCACAAAAATAGGGAGGGCTTCTTTCATGCACTTAAGAGCTTTATGGATGTGACCCATTTGATGGAGGGAGTATCCGAGCTTGTAGTATGCttcgccgacgacgagaTGTTCCTCCCCATAGATACTCTTCTGTCCACGAAGCACACCGAGGAAAGCTATTGAGGCACGATTGTAGTCACCCGTTCCTTCATATAGCATGGCGATACGGTTCAGAATACTGATGGCTCCCTCGGAGGAAAACCCGCCAATCTCAGATTCTATCTTGTACGCCTTTTTCAATGTCTTCAAGGATTTTTCAACTTGCTCGGAGCATTCGTAAGTCGTCGCTAGGCTGATCAACGTAGAAGCTACTTCCTTGGTATTCATACCCAGCGTCGCCGCCTTGAGTTTGACAACCTCCTCGAGAATCGCAGCAGATTTGTCGAAGTCTCCTAGTGTAACATACAATGAGGCAATCTCATCCACAGCACTAGAGACTTTCGGATGGGCATCTCCCAGGGATTCACGGTATATTTTGAGGGAGCGCTTTAATTCCTTGATGGCTTGGTGGTAGTCGCCCTTTTTTCGTAAAGTATGCGCAATGCAGACGATAGAATCCGCTGCTGCAGGGTCTTTTTCTCCGCGCACCGCTTTGCGCATGACTGTGGCGAGGTAGTACGTGTTGATGGCTTCGTTGTATTCCCCAGCGTGCTCAAGGATCCTACCGAGCTTGACACGGGCATCCATTGTCTTCTTGTGGTCATCACCGAGCTTTGAACTATATATCGATACAGCGTCTCGGTAAAGCTTGAGTGATTGCTTGTGCTCACCTGACTCATCGAGATGATCACCTAGTGAAGCGCTGGCGTCGGCGACACGAGGATCGTAGCGACCGTAAGTGGATATCGATGATAACAATTCCTTGACAAGAATTTGTCGGCGCTCCTCATTGTGCACCTCCGACATCGCTTTTTTTCCTTTAGCCAAACAAAGACGATTGTCGCTCGTTCTGATAGTAGCAGTCGCCTCTGACTTGCTGGTATCGGCCAGTTTGTTTGCGACGTCGAAGGTAGGTTTTACTCTTTCGGGAAAATCTTCATTTTTTCCAAGATCGAAAGAATTGCTGGCTACCAAATCTGCAATGGACCCTTCGCCATTGGCCAAAGTAACGGATTGTACGTCAGAAAAGCCTATTCTGGTTGACACGCCCGCCGACAATTGCtcgtttgttgttgtcgcaCCTTCGAGGTCGTCGATAGGCTGGAAGGTTGGGTCAAGCCATCTCAAACAAGTTGGAAGATACATTTCTTGTAATTGAACCAGTTCGTGGTCTTCAACCTTCGTATCAATCTCAATGAAATCAATTCGAGCTTTCGGTTGATGGTGGTCTTCTAGCCCTTGTTTCCCTAAGGCAGTGAACCAATTCGAAATATCTAACCAGTTTGGCTCTTCTTCAACTGGCATACCAGTCTCGCCGTTATCAGATAGAACCTTCTTTTGATTTTTTATACTGGAGCTAAAATGACAGGTCTGACCAACGCCTTCGGTCAGTGGTGTTGCAACACAAGGTTGCTCACGCTCCTCCAATTCAACACTCTCAACAGGAAGGTGCTGACGCCTTTCAATAACTTTATCTACTCGTATAACAGTGGAACCATGTAGGTCATCGACCTTCCGGTCGGTCGGTTCACCTCGGACCTGGATGGTAGCTTCTCTATCCCAGAACATACTCTAAACTTGCGTACATCGATGGTGTTCAATGTGTGGTCCTTTTATGTAATGTAAATTAAGAATAGAGCGAGTGGCCAGATGCCGCCTCCACACCTTAGAAACAATGAACGCAGCAAAACTGGATACTATCGAAGCGTCCAAATGATTTAAGTAATTTTGGAGCACCATATATCCGAAATCTATCCAAAGCCGTTGAACTAGACATAATGAAAATTCAACGCAAAATTTGGGTGATCTGGTTATCGTCACCATTCGCCAAACTGATATATCGGTACTTCACACTAGTTCTGAAAGTACTCTGAGTCATAAATATCTAGATAGCTGTCTAAATAGCTTTCGAGAGGAgtcgtttacagttaagagTCAAAATACAAATGAGTGAACGTTTTGCGACTACAATTGGTCGCAGAATTGGTTCTTTCACTTGTTCCTATGTCTCCGGGATCAAAGACGTCTCTCTACCAGAAAAATCAGTTCACAGGGTGGCTGGTAGTGAGGTGACTCGCTCTCATAATGAGGGCAATCGGCTGCACTTGGCGTGTCATAGACAATGAGAGGCTACGTTATTTACTTTGAGTTGCTCGCTTAATAAAAACGAATCTGTATCGAATTGGCAAAAATCATTTCTCTTTTTGTCAAACTAGTGCATAAAGCCGACTTGATCAAAATAGAAGCATCCTTTGTCCAGTCGTGAAGAGATGCTTTCTTACAGGCTGGCAAACCATTCAAATCGATAATTGGATAAAATCAGAAACTTTCGTTGATGGTCGTttgattcttctttggcaacGGAATGATGCCAAAGAGACCTGCCAGAACAAATATTCCGAGACCTCCAATGTGTTGCATGTGGTCAGCCATCCGAGTTGAAGGACCACCATTGTGGTTGTGCCAACTCAATTTTGAATGTTAGCGGACTCACATCAGCCAGAACAACTGGAAAATGGTGCGAGACTTGGGAAACTGATATCCTAAGTATCCATTCATCACGACAAATACTGACGACTGACGACATAAGCCTTCTCATAGCAAAGACATGTTCTGTGCCCGTTATCCACAGATACGAAGTGCGGACCGTCTCGGCCAAGCCGATCCCATCTTCCGCTGGGCAGCTATACTCTAGCGATCACAGTAAATGTAAGCAACATGACTTTGGTAACGAGTCATCCTTATGCTAGCGATGGCGCAGTAAATGGTGAAAAAGAAATAGATGCGAGCGTAAGCTTTTTGTAAGTGAATAACATTGTGTCTCAGGCACAAATCCTTCCGAAAAAATTGAAGTCCATACCAGCTCCTCACATATCCTCCGAACGAATGTAACTAAAGGTGCTGGCTGGTCTTCTTGCCTTGCACTTTCGGTGCTATTCCGTTCAAGACAACGCTGCTCCTGGACGATGAGGAGGTCACAAAGGCGGACGTGTGAGTACCAACGTTTTCCGTTTCTTGCAGTCCATCGCCCGAGACGAATCTTCGACTGACTATCTCTTATTCTTTACAAAGTGATCTTTGTGGCAATCATGTATCGCGACGCCCGTACGGAGAACTAGGGAGTGTGGATCGAGGGACGTGCTTATGTTGTATTTCTGTCGAATCGGCATTTGGGCCTATTTCACCAGGTTGTGGATGTGATGCCGGAAAGGTCGACGAGATAGTGCATGAGCTTAAAACACGCATGCGCCTGCGAGGAGATACGGCGCAAATTTTGCGTGCGGAAGAGACCTTACAAAGGCTGCATGATCTTGATGCTAAGCTCGTACGTGAACTTTGATAGGTCATACATATGGTTATCTCGTCTCAAAAATATACTGGAGTCCTCACGAATTTCTGTCTCCTATCATAGGATCTTATCATTGATCATTTGAACATTCCGAAGTCCATGACGATAGAAGACCGAGAAAGTAAGGCGTGATTCTAAAGTTAAACATAGCTTGTTTCTGAAAATAATCATTTTTCACTCCAGTGTTTAGGCATTCCAGACCCGAAGGCGTCTCACGG is a window encoding:
- a CDS encoding predicted protein — translated: MFWDREATIQVRGEPTDRKVDDLHGSTVIRVDKVIERRQHLPVESVELEEREQPCVATPLTEGVGQTCHFSSSIKNQKKVLSDNGETGMPVEEEPNWLDISNWFTALGKQGLEDHHQPKARIDFIEIDTKVEDHELVQLQEMYLPTCLRWLDPTFQPIDDLEGATTTNEQLSAGVSTRIGFSDVQSVTLANGEGSIADLVASNSFDLGKNEDFPERVKPTFDVANKLADTSKSEATATIRTSDNRLCLAKGKKAMSEVHNEERRQILVKELLSSISTYGRYDPRVADASASLGDHLDESGEHKQSLKLYRDAVSIYSSKLGDDHKKTMDARVKLGRILEHAGEYNEAINTYYLATVMRKAVRGEKDPAAADSIVCIAHTLRKKGDYHQAIKELKRSLKIYRESLGDAHPKVSSAVDEIASLYVTLGDFDKSAAILEEVVKLKAATLGMNTKEVASTLISLATTYECSEQVEKSLKTLKKAYKIESEIGGFSSEGAISILNRIAMLYEGTGDYNRASIAFLGVLRGQKSIYGEEHLVVGEAYYKLGYSLHQMGHIHKALKCMKEALPIFVREGTETSDVERIAEILHEMGLMNKEMKNFHESTCMFKQELGIRRKIGQSEFPLITRALNQLGVVEFEMKNSSRALKYLVEALSIMQKHGDPGLDCAEVLYNSGLVFEVCNNKDRALEAFEESVRILMKLGFEGVHPQVVKAQNKIEMLQDKRKQRGYWTPGQ
- a CDS encoding predicted protein, whose translation is MTLVTSHPYASDGAVNGEKEIDASVSFLCWLVFLPCTFGAIPFKTTLLLDDEEVTKADVPSPETNLRLTISYSLQSDLCGNHVSRRPYGELGSVDRGTCLCCISVESAFGPISPGCGCDAGKVDEIVHELKTRMRLRGDTAQILRAEETLQRLHDLDAKLVREL
- a CDS encoding predicted protein, with the protein product MAEEARGICVRDVAATDFIKSYAEHLKNSDKFDLPVWSDTVKTAVFKELAPYGDDWYYIRAASIARKVYLRPGVGIGQLQKWYGGSYRRGTRSEHFRKAASGIIRSVLIQLEEMKVVEKVGTGGRRVSVVGQQDLDRIAGTVFRAAEEDDEE